In the Nitrospiria bacterium genome, one interval contains:
- a CDS encoding Trm112 family protein, which produces MGIDKDLLDILACPKCKGEIRLTQEGDALICDPCRLKYLIKDDIPVMLIDEAIPLK; this is translated from the coding sequence ATGGGAATCGATAAGGACCTTTTAGATATCCTTGCATGCCCAAAATGTAAAGGAGAGATCCGTTTAACCCAGGAGGGGGATGCATTGATTTGCGATCCCTGTCGTTTAAAATATCTCATAAAAGATGATATTCCTGTAATGTTGATCGATGAAGCGATTCCTTTGAAGTGA